From Lolium perenne isolate Kyuss_39 chromosome 5, Kyuss_2.0, whole genome shotgun sequence, a single genomic window includes:
- the LOC127298478 gene encoding pathogenesis-related 5 protein Cup a 3, with product MASSRVLQQIALLLLVAAAATDAATITVVNKCSYTVWPAALPGGGVRLDPGQTWPLTMPAGAAAARVWPRTGCTFNGSGVGRCITGDCAGKLACAVSGEQPTTIAEYTLGKDGAPDFFDLSLVDGFNVPMRFQPLDGAPCRSASCAVDITKECLPELRVAGGCASSCGKLGGDTYCCRGQFAVNCPPTYYSMFFKRKCPEAYSYAKDDQTSTFTCPTGTNYQIVLCP from the coding sequence ATGGCGTCCTCTCGCGTCCTCCAACAGATCGCTCTTCTTCTCCTGGTAGCTGCCGCTGCCACCGACGCGGCCACCATCACCGTCGTGAACAAGTGCTCATACACAGTCTGGCCTGCCGCGCTCCCGGGCGGCGGCGTGCGGCTCGACCCGGGCCAGACGTGGCCTCTCACCATGCCGGCCGGCGCCGCGGCCGCCAGGGTGTGGCCGCGCACGGGGTGCACCTTCAACGGCAGCGGCGTTGGCCGCTGCATCACCGGCGACTGCGCCGGCAAGCTGGCTTGCGCCGTCTCCGGCGAGCAGCCGACAACAATTGCAGAGTACACGCTGGGGAAGGACGGGGCCCCGGACTTCTTCGACCTGTCCCTCGTCGACGGGTTCAACGTGCCGATGAGGTTCCAGCCCCTAGACGGCGCTCCGTGCCGTTCCGCCAGCTGCGCCGTGGACATCACGAAGGAGTGCCTGCCGGAGCTGCGGGTCGCCGGAGGGTGCGCCAGCTCCTGCGGCAAGCTGGGCGGCGACACCTACTGCTGCAGGGGCCAGTTCGCGGTCAACTGCCCGCCGACCTACTACTCGATGTTCTTCAAGAGGAAGTGCCCCGAAGCATACAGCTACGCCAAGGACGACCAAACCAGCACATTCACCTGCCCGACCGGAACCAACTACCAGATCGTGCTCTGCCCTTAG